A genomic region of Saccopteryx bilineata isolate mSacBil1 chromosome 1, mSacBil1_pri_phased_curated, whole genome shotgun sequence contains the following coding sequences:
- the CD248 gene encoding endosialin, which yields MLLRLLLAWAAMVPTLGQAPWVTQPRSACDPDSCYALFPRRGTFLEAWRACRKLGGDLATPRTPEEAQRLDSLVGAGPAGRLLWIGLQRQARQCQPQRPLRGFTWTTGDQDTAFTNWAQPATGAPCPAQRCAALEASGGHRWLEGSCSLAVDGYLCQFYFKGSCPALLEEAGQAGPAVYTTPFHLVSTEFEWLPFGSVAAVPCQAGREASLLCVKQPEGGVRWSRDGPLCPGTGCNPDNGGCEHECVEEVDGHVSCRCTEGFRLAADGRSCEDPCAHAPCEQQCEPGGPQGYSCHCRLGFRPAEDEPYRCVDTDECQIVGVCQQMCVNYVGGFECYCSEGHELEADGISCSPAGDMGARASQDLGPELLDDGEDEEDEGEAWEDFDGGWTEMPGIPWMEATQPPPDFDLAYRLSFPENGEPQMPYLDPTWPPPLGAPRAPYHSSVLSVTRPVVVSATRPTLPSAHQPPIVSATHPPLAPAPQPPRIPAMHPALPPDRQFPMISANYPDLPSVHQPIISTTHPAWPPAHQPPAHQPPVISAKYPEMYTSHQSPMFSDAQVADTQTTTHWPGIPANHTPLVTTSSTHHPPVTPDVPVLKAQDTHLPITSTSQPSLTTTSRFSVPPAHQSPLPAATHPAVLRTALPSQRPTNQTAPASPTHIYSKAPQVPREGASDPKLTPWLPSAAPTALGEASSEGRSRRDDRWLLVALLVPTCVFLVVLLALGIVYCTRCGPHAPNKRITDCYHWVTHTGNKGPTEPMPHRGSLTGVQTCRTSV from the coding sequence ATGCTGCTGCGCCTGCTGCTGGCCTGGGCGGCCATGGTGCCCACGCTGGGCCAGGCCCCGTGGGTCACCCAGCCCCGCTCCGCCTGCGACCCCGACAGCTGCTACGCGCTCTTCCCGCGGCGCGGCACCTTTCTGGAAGCCTGGAGGGCTTGCCGAAAGTTGGGGGGCGACCTGGCCACGCCGCGAACCCCTGAGGAGGCCCAGCGCCTGGACAGCCTAGTGGGTGCCGGCCCAGCTGGCCGACTGCTGTGGATCGGGCTGCAGCGGCAGGCCCGGCAATGCCAGCCGCAGCGCCCACTGCGCGGCTTCACGTGGACCACGGGAGACCAGGACACAGCCTTCACCAACTGGGCCCAGCCTGCCACTGGTGCGCCCTGCCCCGCCCAGCGCTGCGCTGCCCTTGAGGCGAGTGGCGGGCATCGCTGGCTCGAGGGCTCGTGTTCGCTGGCTGTGGACGGCTATCTGTGCCAGTTCTACTTCAAGGGCTCCTGCCCAGCGCTGCTGGAGGAGGCTGGCCAGGCCGGCCCGGCTGTCTACACCACGCCCTTTCACCTGGTCTCCACCGAGTTCGAGTGGTTGCCCTTTGGCTCCGTGGCCGCCGTGCCATGCCAGGCTGGCAGAGAGGCCTCTCTGCTGTGCGTGAAGCAGCCTGAGGGTGGTGTGCGCTGGTCACGGGACGGGCCCCTGTGCCCAGGTACCGGCTGCAACCCAGACAACGGGGGCTGTGAACACGAGTGCGTAGAGGAGGTGGATGGTCATGTGTCCTGTCGCTGCACTGAGGGCTTCCGGCTGGCAGCCGACGGGCGCAGCTGTGAGGACCCCTGTGCCCATGCCCCGTGTGAGCAGCAGTGTGAGCCTGGTGGGCCACAGGGCTACAGCTGCCACTGTCGCCTGGGTTTCCGGCCAGCTGAGGATGAGCCGTACCGCTGCGTGGACACAGACGAGTGTCAGATCGTCGGGGTGTGCCAGCAGATGTGTGTCAACTATGTCGGTGGTTTCGAGTGCTACTGCAGCGAAGGGCACGAGCTTGAGGCTGATGGCATCAGCTGCAGCCCTGCTGGGGACATGGGTGCTCGGGCTTCTCAGGACCTTGGACCTGAGTTGCTGGATGATGGAGAGGATGAAGAGGATGAAGGTGAGGCCTGGGAGGACTTCGATGGTGGCTGGACAGAGATGCCTGGGATCCCGTGGATGGAGGCCACGCAGCCACCGCCTGACTTTGACCTGGCCTACAGACTTAGCTTCCCAGAGAATGGAGAACCACAGATGCCCTACCTGGACCCTACCTGGCCACCCCCACTTGGTGCCCCCAGGGCCCCCTATCACTCTTCAGTGCTCTCCGTCACCCGGCCTGTTGTGGTCTCTGCCACACGCCCCACACTGCCTTCTGCCCACCAACCCCCTATTGTTTCTGCTACACACCCACCCCTGGCCCCTGCCCCTCAACCCCCCAGGATCCCTGCCATGCACCCAGCTTTGCCCCCTGACCGCCAGTTCCCCATGATCTCAGCCAATTATCCAGATCTACCCTCTGTCCACCAACCTATTATCTCCACCACCCACCCAGCATGGCCTCCTGCCCACCAACCCCCTGCCCACCAACCCCCAGTTATCTCAGCCAAATACCCTGAAATGTACACTTCCCACCAGTCCCCCATGTTTTCAGATGCCCAGGTGGCTGATACACAGACCACCACTCATTGGCCTGGAATCCCAGCTAACCACACTCCTCTGGTCACAACCTCCAGTACTCATCACCCTCCTGTGACACCAGATGTTCCAGTCCTCAAAGCCCAGGACACCCACCTTCCCATAACCTCAACTTCCCAGCCATCTCTGACCACTACCTCCAGGTTCTCTGTGCCCCCCGCCCATCAAAGCCCTTTGCCTGCGGCCACCCATCCCGCAGTCCTCCGCACTGCCCTGCCCTCTCAGAGGCCCACTAACCAGACCGCTCCCGCCAGCCCTACACACATCTATTCCAAAGCCCCACAGGTCCCAAGAGAAGGTGCCTCTGATCCCAAACTGACCCCATGGCTACCCTCAGCAGCCCCAACAGCCCTGGGAGAGGCCAGTTCTGAGGGCCGAAGCCGGAGGGATGACCGATGGCTGCTGGTGGCACTCCTAGTACCAACATGTGTCTTCTTGGTGGTCCTACTTGCACTGGGCATTGTGTACTGCACGCGCTGTGGCCCCCATGCTCCCAACAAACGCATTACGGACTGCTATCACTGGGTCACCCACACTGGGAACAAGGGCCCCACGGAACCCATGCCCCACCGGGGCAGCCTCACAGGGGTGCAGACCTGCAGAACCAGTGTGTGA
- the RIN1 gene encoding ras and Rab interactor 1 — METRGEPGADPVGTPSPPHPTPEHLEREKPAQEPLYDVPDAGGGQAGGPQRPGRAVSLRERLLLTRPVWLQLRANAAAALHVLRTEPPGTFLVRKSNTRQCQALCVRLPEASGPSFVSSHYIQESPGGISLEGSELVFPDLVQLICAYCHTRDILLLQLQLPRAIRQAATHKELEAISHLGIEFWSSSLNTKVPPGPSGGPLLPRLKPRSPQELDQGTGAALCFFNPLFPGDLGPTKREKFRSFKVRVSTETSSPLSPPAVPPPPVPVLPAAAPNQTERLPPHQLLRRESSVGYRVPGGASPGLPSLPSLQEVDCGSPSSSEEEGTQGSQGSPASSPRLRRRRPLLRSMSAAFCSLLAPERQVARAASALMQDRHTAVGQLVQDLLTQVRAGPERQELQGIREALSRARAMLSAELGPEKLLPPDRLECVLEKSLHHSVLKPLRPILVTRLRRRLSADGSLGRLSEGFRLARTQGPGAFGSRVSPPSVVEIEQVRQKLLQLLRAYSPSAQVKRLLQACKLLYTALRAHLGEGAGADEFLPLLSLVLAQCNLPELLLEAEYMSELLEPALLTGEGGYYLTSLSASLALLSSLSQAHTLPLSPSQELQRSLCLWEQRRLPASHSFQHLLRVAYQDPSSGCTSKTLAVPAGASVATLNQLCATKFRVTQPDTFGLFLYKDQGYHRLSPGALAHRLPTTGYLVYRRWVERPEPQGASPGGATEESSSGPEAEGRQEGKEGRGDGDTEVKASPRDRRGESEATTARDEPQARGGPAQPGGPEAEGSWAAEE, encoded by the exons ATGGAAACCCGTGGGGAGCCGGGAGCAGACCCTGTTGGCACCCCCAGCCCTCCGCACCCCACACCTGAGCACCTGGAGAGAGAAAA GCCGGCCCAGGAGCCGCTGTACGATGTGCCCGATGCCGGCGGGGGGCAGGCTGGTGGGCCCCAGCGGCCCGGGCGCGCGGTGAGCCTGCGGGAGCGCCTGCTGCTCACGCGGCCTGTGTGGCTGCAGCTGCGGGCCAACGCAGCGGCGGCGCTGCACGTGCTGAGGACCGAGCCCCCGGGG ACGTTCCTGGTGCGGAAATCTAACACTCGCcagtgccaggctctgtgtgTGCGGCTGCCTGAGGCCAGTGGCCCTTCCTTCGTCTCTAGTCACTATATCCAGGAGAGCCCGGGGG GCATCTCCTTGGAGGGATCTGAGCTCGTCTTCCCGGACCTAGTCCAGCTCATCTGTGCCTACTGCCACACCCG GGACATCCTCcttctccagctccagctccccaGGGCCATCCGCCAGGCAGCCACCCACAAGGAGCTGGAAGCCATCTCCCATTTGGGCATTG AGTTCTGGAGCTCCTCCCTCAACACCAAGGTTCCACCTGGCCCATCTGGAGGCCCGCTGCTGCCCAGGCTGAAGCCACGGTCCCCACAGGAGCTGGACCAGGGCACCGGAGCCGCCCTGTGCTTCTTCAACCCCCTGTTCCCAGGGGATCTGGGCCCCACCAAGCGGGAGAAATTCAGGAGTTTCAAAGTGCGCGTATCCACAGAGACCTCCAGCCCCCTGTCTCCACCTGCTGTGCCCCCGCCCCCTGTCCCGGTGCTGCCAGCAGCAGCCCCCAACCAGACAGAAAGGCTGCCCCCTCACCAGCTTCTGCGGAGGGAGAGCTCGGTGGGGTACCGTGTGCCAGGGGgtgccagccctggcctcccttcCTTGCCCTCCCTCCAGGAGGTGGACTGTGGCTCCCCCAGCAGCTCCGAGGAGGAGGGGACGCAGGGCTCTCAAGGGAGTCCGGCAAGCTCACCCCGCCTTCGTCGCAGGCGTCCTTTGCTTCGGTCCATGAGTGCTGCCTTCTGTTCCCTGCTGGCCCCCGAGCGGCAGGTTGCCCGGGCCGCGTCAGCACTGATGCAGGACCGCCACACAGCTGTGGGCCAGCTGGTGCAGGACCTCCTGACCCAGGTGCGGGCTGGCCCGGAGCGCCAGGAGCTGCAGGGGATTCGCGAGGCCCTGAGCCGGGCGCGGGCCATGCTGAGCGCCGAGCTGGGCCCCGAGAAGCTGCTGCCCCCCGACAGACTGG AATGTGTCCTGGAGAAGTCGCTGCATCATTCGGTGCTGAAGCCTCTCCGGCCCATCCTGGTGACCCGACTGCGGCGCCGACTATCTGCCGACGGCTCCCTGGGCCGCCTGTCTGAAGGCTTTCGCTTGGCCCGAACCCAGGGCCCTGGAGCCTTTGGCTCCCGCGTGAGCCCACCCTCCGTGGTGGAGATAGAGCAGGTCCGCCAGAAGCTGCTGCAGCTGCTCCGTGCCTACTCCCCCAGCGCACAGGTCAAGCGGCTCCTGCAGGCCTGCAAGCTGCTCTACACGGCCCTGAGGGCCCACTTGG GAGAGGGCGCAGGGGCCGACGAGTTCCTCCCGCTGCTGAGCCTGGTCCTGGCCCAGTGCAACCTTCCTGAGCTGCTGCTGGAGGCCGAGTACATGTCAGAGCTGCTGGAGCCCGCCTTGCTCACTGGAGAGG GCGGCTACTACCTGACCAGCCTCTCCGCCAGCCTGGCCCTGCTGAGCAGCCTGAGCCAGGCCCACACCCTCCCGCTGAGCCCTTCGCAGGAGCTGCAGCGCTCCCTCTGCCTCTGGGAGCAGCGCCGCCTGCCGGCGAGCCACAGCTTCCAG CACCTCCTCCGTGTGGCCTATCAGGACCCCAGCAGTGGCTGCACCTCCAAGACTCTGGCCGTGCCCGCAGGGGCTTCAGTTGCCACCCTGAACCAGCTCTGTGCCACCAAGTTCCGAGTGACCCAGCCTGACACATTCGGCCTTTTCTTGTACAAGGACCAGGGCTACCACCGCCTGTCCCCCGGAGCCCTGGCCCACAGGCTTCCCACAACCGGCTACCTTGTCTACCGCCGCTGGGTAGAGCGGCCTGAGCCCCAGGGGGCCTCACCTGGGGGTGCCACGGAGGAGAGCAGCAGCGGACCAGAGGCAGagggcaggcaggaggggaaagagggccGGGGAGATGGAGACACTGAGGTCAAAGCCAGTCCCAGGGACAGACGGGGAGAGTCTGAAGCAACTACTGCAAGGGATGAACCCCAGGCCAGGGGAGGCCCTGCTCAGCCTGGAGGGCCAGAGGCCgaggggagctgggcagcagaGGAGTAG
- the BRMS1 gene encoding breast cancer metastasis-suppressor 1, which produces MPIQPPSKDTEETEAEGDSAAEMNGEEEESEEERSGSPTESEEESSEMDDEDYERRRSECVNEMLDLEKQFSELKEKLFRERLSQLRARLEEVGAERAPEYTEPLGGLQRSLKIRIQVAGIYKGFCLDVIRNKYECELQGAKQHLESEKLLLYDTLQGELQGRIQRLEEDRQSLDISSEWWDDKLHARSSSKTWDSLPPSKRKKAPLVSGPYIVYMLQEIDILEDWTAIKKARAAVSPQKRKPEGP; this is translated from the exons ATGCCTATCCAGCCGCCAAGCAAAGACACGGAGGAGACGGAAGCAGAGGGCGACTCAGCTGCAGAAATGAacggggaggaagaggaaagtgaGGAGGAACGAAGTGGCAGCCCGACGGAGTCTGAGGAGGAGAGTTCAG AGATGGATGACGAGGACTATGAGCGGCGCCGCAGCGAGTGTGTCAATGAGATGCTGGATCTGGAGAAGCAGTTCTCGGAGCTAAAGGAAAA GTTGTTCAGGGAACGACTGAGTCAGCTGCGGGCGCGGCTGGAGGAAGTGGGGGCTGAGAGAGCACCCGAATACACGGAGCCCCTTGGGGGGCTGCAGCGGAGCCTCAAGATTCGCATTCAGGTGGCAG GGATCTACAAGGGCTTCTGTCTGGACGTGATCAGGAATAAGTATGAGTGTGAGCTGCAGGGAGCTAAACAGCACCTGGAG AGTGAGAAGCTGCTGCTCTATGACACCCTGCAAGGGGAGCTGCAGGGGCGGATCCAGAGGCTGGAGGAGGACCGCCAGAGCCTGGACATCAGCTCAG AGTGGTGGGATGACAAACTGCACGCCAGAAGCAGCTCGAAGACCTGGGACTCCCTGCCACCCAGCAAGAGGAAGAAGGCACCCCTTGTCTCCG GCCCTTACATCGTGTACATGCTGCAGGAGATCGACATCCTGGAGGACTGGACGGCCATCAAAAAG GCTAGGGCAGCTGTGTCCCCTCAGAAGAGAAAACCAGAGG GACCATGA